CCACATTATATGTGGAGAAACTGTTTAcagaaattgaacatgtgacctctctAGGTTgtacccctacaactctaccactgcgCCACGAGTTCACACGTGTATGAATGaagtggaaaaaaaacaaaagaaaggcaTCAACAAAGGATTAATACAGTACTTGTTACAAATCAACAAAGGATTTCATTTAGCGAGATAATAAACCGAGAGACCGGCCTTTTTTCAGTTCTGCTGTGTATCGAGGAAGTGATGTAGAGAGATAGATAGAGGCAAAATATAAACCTTGGACAATAAAATGCAGGGTTAACAGATGTTAAAAAACAACATATTCGCATTTAACATCATGAAACGCGACAAAATTTCAGTATTAATACGTCCTTTACTTTTTATATTTAATGGAGGCCTCATGTTTGGTCAATTTCCTTCAAATTGCCAATAACAGATTCAATTTAACAACAGTCTATGCAACAATAGGAGAGTATATAAAACAGTTGAAGTAAGTATTAACTTTTATCCATTATTATCCGCATACCACGAGCAACAATTTGGATTTGTAAAGGAAGTGAACAATCACAATTTGTATAATTTAGTGGCTACAGAAATTGGATCGTCCAGCATTCTTGAAGgtttaaataaaaatgaaacttgTGAGGAAGTGTTAGCACCAACAATTTAATCAAACTTTAGCATAACTGCTAATCACATGCACCgcgatttatttgtttttcttttcttttttatatagaATACATTTGTGTCAAGGTTGATGTATTTCCCGTCCCTAGAAGACCTAGACTccatataaaatcttaaaacCCTAACTTTATTTTTGGAGAAATTATCTACTATTTTCTTAAGATTGTTGTCACTACAGAATACAAACACAATATGTTCattcaaaatgtgcaaaattgACACGATACGCTACCACCGAACTAGAAGATACTATGATTTTCTTTGACCATACCTCTTTGCACGCTTGGGATCTATAAGAGCAAGCTCAGCAAGCTTCGCTGCTGACAGGGATTTCCTCGCCTCAGTCGCAGAAGGTTCTTCTGACCCTGAAATGAGCATATCCGGCTTAATTGTCATTGATCCATCCATTGATTGGCTATGCTGGTGCCTAACTCTAGGTCTCTCAAAAGATCCACCAGCAAAAGCCtccattgaagaagttccagCTCCTACCGCTGACACCTGCCCTGTCGCTGCAGCTGATGATTCACCGAGTTGAATTCCAGAAGTAACACATGATGAGTTAACCTTGTCCATATCAAGAAACATGGACATCAAGTCCTCCTCAGTCTCATCTGACAACGAGGGCTCAGCACCGCCTACTACACCAAGATCACTATCGAAGCCAAGATCATCAGGGAGAGAGAGTATCTCCGAATGTGCACGACGATGACCCAAATTCTTAACTGGGTTGTCAGGCATTCCACTAATATCATGACTAAACCGACCAGAATCAGAACTAGCACCAGGTGCCATTTGATGGAATGAAGAGGAAGCTAAAGGTTCAGGCTTCACATTAAAAGAGCTCCCAAGAGGAGAAAAACTAGAGTAGCGACCCGATGGGAGTGGCAGACCTCCACCATGGCTTGGGGATTTGTCCTTATCCATCTGCAAATCACCTGGAATCCCAATCAAACATCACTCCACataaaaaccctagaaaacacAAGGAGATTAAATAAGCAAACAATTAAACCCTTGAAATGATTATTCCTAGTTGAATACCAACAACAACTCTAAAGACCAGAAATTTAAGCTCCAAGAAAACTATTCATCTTATTTAAAGTATCCTTATTATGCTTATAGAATTACTTCTATCGAATGAGAGACCAAGGGCGAACCATTTTCCCTTAAGAAAATAAGGGATAAACACAATTAAAGTTATTACCATTGTTAGCTCAAAATCTATGGTCAAAGTACAAACTCATGACATCCATGT
This genomic window from Tripterygium wilfordii isolate XIE 37 chromosome 9, ASM1340144v1, whole genome shotgun sequence contains:
- the LOC120005877 gene encoding probable transcription factor PosF21 → MDKDKSPSHGGGLPLPSGRYSSFSPLGSSFNVKPEPLASSSFHQMAPGASSDSGRFSHDISGMPDNPVKNLGHRRAHSEILSLPDDLGFDSDLGVVGGAEPSLSDETEEDLMSMFLDMDKVNSSCVTSGIQLGESSAAATGQVSAVGAGTSSMEAFAGGSFERPRVRHQHSQSMDGSMTIKPDMLISGSEEPSATEARKSLSAAKLAELALIDPKRAKRIWANRQSAARSKERKMRYIAELERKLHTLQTEATSLSAQLTLLQRDTNGLTSENSELKLRLQTMEQQVHLQDALNDALKEEIQHLKLLTGQAIANGGPMMNFASFGAGQQFHPNNNAMQTLLTAQQLQQLQLHSQRQQHQFQPHQMHQLHQQQQQQAGDLKVIGSILPPGQKDKASDADSPATKD